A stretch of the Vitis riparia cultivar Riparia Gloire de Montpellier isolate 1030 chromosome 13, EGFV_Vit.rip_1.0, whole genome shotgun sequence genome encodes the following:
- the LOC117928318 gene encoding uncharacterized protein LOC117928318: MESNLTPSSGQDSTANSQSTRSKIDPAWEHVSEERYANGRKALICLYCKKITKGGGIHRMKQHLAGVKGDIGPCKSVPPDVKFRMENSLQEFVNSKKAAQEAYECRNPYGPNVSQFEGDGAEGEEEVQQMQSPMAANSGKRKKSTVDKYFAPRNTQGAQPSMRSVLAGKEAIWRADMAVGRFFYDACIPTNAVNSFYFKPMLDAISAIGPGYKGPNYYQLRVNLLKDAKKEVQLLVDSYRAIWAKVGCTIMGDGWTDNRQRTLINFLVYCPEGISFVKSVDASDIVKDATNLFQLFDEVIEWVGPLNVVHIVTDNAANYVAAGRLISQKHKHINWSPCAAHCLNLIFKDISKMDHVAELVRRASKVTIFVYNHVALLSWLRKREGWTEILRPGATRFATTFIALKSLHDHKHDLQALVTSKFFVDSRYSKDYKSQVAVSIILDNRFWNDCLIVVNLMSPLMRLLRIVDCDERPSMGYVYEGMYRMMRMVVTWL, encoded by the exons atggaatcaaacttgACTCCATCCTCTGGTCAAGATTCAACTGCCAATTCTCAATCAACTAGAAGTAAGATCGATCCTGCATGGGAGCATGTTTCTGAAGAAAGATATGCAAATGGAAGGAAagctcttatttgtttgtattgtaaaaaGATTACAAAAGGTGGGGGTATTCATAGAATGAAACAACATCTTGCTGGAGTGAAAGGAGATATTGGTCCATGTAAATCGGTTCCTCCTGATGTAAAATTTCGAATGGAAAATTCTTTGCAAGAGTTTGTGAATTCTAAGAAAGCAGCCCAAGAAGCATATGAATGTAGAAATCCTTATGGTCCTAATGTGTCACAATTTGAAGGGGATGGGGCAGAAGGTGAAGAAGAGGTTCAGCAAATGCAAAGTCCTATGGCAGCTAAtagtggaaaaaggaaaaaatcaacaGTGGATAAGTATTTTGCACCAAGAAATACTCAAGGAGCTCAACCTTCCATGAGGAGTGTACTAGCTGGGAAAGAAGCTATTTGGAGAGCGGATATGGCGGTTGGGAGATTCTTTTATGATGCATGCATTCCTACTAATGCAGTGAATTCCTTCTACTTCAAGCCAATGTTGGATGCTATATCTGCAATTGGTCCTGGATATAAGGGTCCAAATTACTATCAACTACGGGTTAATCTTTTAAAGGATGCCAAGAAGGAAGTTCAGTTACTTGTGGACTCTTATCGTGCAATTTGGGCAAAAGTTGGGTGTACAATAATGGGTGATGGTTGGACAGATAATAGACAAAGAACACTCATCAACTTCCTTGTGTATTGTCCTGAAggaatatcatttgtgaaatcCGTTGATGCTTCAGACATTGTCAAGGATGCAACTaatttgtttcagttatttGATGAGGTGATTGAATGGGTTGGTCCACTCAATGTAGTTCATATAGTCACTGATAATGCAGCAAATTATGTGGCCGCGGGGAGATTGATTTCTCAGAAGCATAAACACATTAATTGGTCACCTTGTGCAGCTCATtgtcttaatttgatctttaaggatATTAGTAAGATGGACCATGTTGCTGAACTTGTAAGACGTGCATCAAAGGTGAcaatttttgtgtataatcatgttgctttgttaagttggttgagaaaaagGGAAGGATGGACAGAGATTCTGCGACCTGGTGCAACTCGCTTTGCTACTACTTTCATTGCACTCAAgagtcttcatgatcataaacatgacttgcaagCTTTGGTGACTAGTAAGTTCTTTGTGGACTCTAGATATTCAAAGGATTATAAAAGCCAAGTTGCAGTTTCCATCATCTTAGATAatagattttggaatgattgtttgattgttgtgaatCTTATGTCTCCACTAATGCGCTTATTGCGtattgttgattgtgatgagagGCCTTCGATGGGATATGTGTATGAAGGCATGTATAGG atgatgAGGATGGTGGTGACGTGGCTGTAG
- the LOC117928319 gene encoding non-classical arabinogalactan protein 31-like produces MAKTRGGLSASPSSPPVPRLAQSAIGGATSPPAQYSTVPPSEGGTPSQRRYPTRRPPTEPVPPAAKAKRPTSRPPAKKAKFSGPGEPSQTPQVESDSQIPVGIPLETVIRRPMIAGPPIEGNLDCRDRSFHSET; encoded by the coding sequence ATGGCAAAGACTAGGGGAGGTCTTTCCGCATCCCCATCCTCGCCGCCGGTGCCTCGACTAGCACAGTCCGCCATTGGAGGCGCCACTTCGCCACCTGCTCAGTATTCCACCGTTCCCCCATCTGAGGGTGGAACACCTTCTCAGCGTCGATATCCCACCAGGAGGCCACCCACTGAACCTGTGCCGCCCGCCGCCAAAGCCAAGAGGCCTACTTCTCGGCCACCCGCGAAAAAGGCTAAGTTCTCGGGTCCTGGAGAGCCATCCCAGACACCTCAAGTCGAGTCGGACTCTCAGATTCCTGTGGGGATTCCTCTCGAGACCGTCATCAGACGTCCTATGATCGCAGGGCCACCTATAGAGGGCAACCTGGATTGTAGAGATCGATCCTTCCATTCAGAGACCTAG